Proteins encoded within one genomic window of Arachis ipaensis cultivar K30076 chromosome B08, Araip1.1, whole genome shotgun sequence:
- the LOC107611635 gene encoding alcohol dehydrogenase-like 6, which produces MLRFTPVAGVTVWKPIGDLFQALYEALMRQEELLAYIDSQEEARLRVSFLFPYFHLISDSSISTALHSCCDGWGLTVTLGVPKVKPEMSAHYGLFLMGRTLDGSLFGGWKPKSDLPLLVEKYVNKEIQIDDYIRHNLPFDDINNAFDLIKEGKCLRCVIHMPR; this is translated from the exons ATGCTTCGGTTTACTCCAGTAGCCGGTGTAACAGTTTGGAAGCCAATTGGGGATCTGTTTCAG GCTCTGTATGAAGCTCTAATGAGGCAAGAAGAACTGCTTGCTTACATTGACAGCCAAGAAGAAGCTAGGCTAAGGGTAAGTT TTCTATTTCCTTATTTCCACCTAATTTCTGATAGCTCTATTTCCACTGCATTGCATTCCTGTTGTGAT GGATGGGGTTTGACAGTAACACTTGGTGTGCCAAAGGTGAAGCCTGAGATGTCAGCTCACTATGGACTATTCTTAATGGGAAGAACACTCGATGGATCTCTATTTGGAGGATGGAAACCTAAATCTGATCTTCCTTTATTAGTAGAGAAGTATGTGAACAAG GAAATTCAAATTGATGACTACATAAGACACAATTTGCCATTTGATGACATTAACAATGCTTTTGATCTCATAAAGGAAGGAAAGTGTCTGCGTTGTGTTATTCACATGCCAAGATAA
- the LOC107613527 gene encoding phosphoribosylaminoimidazole-succinocarboxamide synthase, chloroplastic-like: MLIDEVHTPDSSRYWIANSYLERFQNGLEPENVDKEFLRLWFKNHCNPYEDEVLPEAPEDLVCELSWRYIFLYETITKSKFEVLSSEEPIHERISRNVASALASLK, translated from the exons ATGTTGATTGATGAG GTGCACACTCCTGATTCAAGTAGATATTGGATTGCCAATTCTTATCTTGAGCGCTTTCAAAATGGTTTGGAGCCTGAAAATGTTGATAAG gaGTTCTTGAGGCTGTGGTTCAAAAATCACTGCAATCCTTATGAAGatgag GTTCTTCCTGAAGCTCCTGAAGATCTTGTTTGCGAATTGTCTTGGCG ATACATTTTCTTGTATGAGACTATAACAAAATCAAAGTTTGAAGTGCTTTCGTCTGAG GAGCCAATACATGAGCGAATATCACGAAATGTTGCATCTGCACTGGCATCTTTGAAGTAG
- the LOC110266101 gene encoding protein STICHEL-like 3, whose protein sequence is MANKSRMNERQILSKNHKGIEEMWLEVLERIQVTGLREFLYKEGKLISVSFGAAPTVQLMFSSQMTKSTAEKFTGHILQAFESVLGTSVTIEIRCESTRDAGSAVQLPLTLPATDDSSSHIRELSGVGVGVARAHPRREIIEEAASPAEHKNDAHQVDAHATSYRSVEGSSIGQASASQRNPIVKSHLDCRKLREQGQSKSIVKSKVSLAHVI, encoded by the exons ATGGCCAACAAGAGTAGAATGAATGAAAGGCAGATATTGAGTAAAAACCATAAAGGTATTGAAGAGATGTGGTTAGAGGTTCTTGAGAGGATTCAAGTTACTGGACTGAGAGAATTTTTGTATAAAGAAGGCAAGCTGATCTCTGTCAGTTTTGGAGCAG CTCCAACTGTACAGCTAATGTTTAGTTCTCAAATGACGAAATCCACGGCTGAGAAGTTCACAGGTCACATTTTACAAGCATTTGAATCTGTCCTCGGAACATCTGTAACGATAGAAATTAGATGCGAGTCAACTAGAGATGCAGGCTCAGCTGTTCAACTTCCTCTTACATTGCCTGCTACTGATGATAGTTCGTCACACATTAGAGAATTAAGTGGTGTCGGTGTCGGTGTCGCTCGAGCTCATCCAAGGCGTGAAATCATAGAAGAAGCAGCTTCTCCAGCAGAGCACAAGAATGATGCACATCAAGTTGATGCTCATGCAACATCTTACAGAAGTGTAGAAGGTTCAAGTATAGGGCAAGCATCAGCTTCCCAAAGAAATCCAATAGTTAAGTCTCACTTGGACTGCAGAAAGCTTAGGGAACAAGGTCAAAGTAAAAGTATTGTAAAAAGTAAGGTATCTCTTGCTCATGTAATCTAG